One window of Nicotiana tomentosiformis chromosome 11, ASM39032v3, whole genome shotgun sequence genomic DNA carries:
- the LOC104121235 gene encoding root phototropism protein 3-like has protein sequence MWESETESVSGRDYGNGVLSSTKHGVKTDGFEQKGQSWYVATDIPSDLLVQIGDVSFHLHKYPLLSRSGKMNRIIYDSRDEELSKIVIDDLPGGPEAFELAAKFCYGIAVDLTATNISGLRCAAEYLEMTEDLEEGNLIFKTEAFLSYVVLSSWRDSILVLKSCAKLSPWAENLQIVRRCSESIAWKACANPKGIKWQYTGKHPNVSSPKWNEMKDSSPSRNQQVVPPDWWFEDVSILRIDHFVRVITAIKVKGMRHELIGAALMHYAAKWLPGLIKEGSGSSDEGSNSNNSNGSSSNSWKGGLHMIVSGTRDEVPSVQAKDQRMIIESLISIIPQQKDSVSCSFLLRLLRMANLLKVAPALVTELEKRVGMQFEQATLADLLIPSYNKTDTLYDVDLVQRLLEHFLVQEQTEGSSPSRSSFSDKHMHDGNQRGSNLNAKMRVARLVDSYLTEVSRDRNLSLTKFQVLAEALPESARTCDDGLYRAIDSYLKAHPTLSEHERKRLCRVMDCQKLSIDACMHAAQNERLPLRVVVQVLFSEQVKISNAISNNSLKDAGDSHYQPLVSNRKSLLEATPQSFQEGWTTAKKDINTLKFELETVKTKYLELQNDMDSLQRQFDKITKPKQSSAWTSGWKKLSKLTKMTNLESHEIGSQVPNAELTRKTPRRWRNSIS, from the exons ATGTGGGAATCAGAGACTGAGTCTGTTAGTGGAAGAGACTATGGGAATGGAGTTCTCAGCAGTACCAAACATGGAGTCAAGACTGATGGTTTTGAGCAAAAAGGACAGTCTTG GTATGTAGCAACTGATATCCCCAGTGACCTTTTAGTTCAAATTGGAGATGTTAGTTTCCACTTACACAAG TATCCTTTGCTTTCTAGAAGTGGAAAGATGAACAGAATCATATATGACTCAAGGGATGAAGAATTGAGCAAAATAGTTATAGATGACCTACCAGGTGGACCTGAGGCATTTGAGTTAGCTGCAAAGTTCTGCTATGGAATTGCTGTTGATCTCACAGCAACCAATATCTCCGGCCTACGTTGTGCAGCAGAGTACCTAGAAATGACTGAGGACTTAGAAGAAGGAAACCTTATATTCAAGACTGAAGCTTTCCTCAGCTATGTGGTTTTATCATCATGGAGAGACTCCATACTGGTATTGAAGAGTTGTGCCAAGTTATCACCATGGGCAGAAAACCTCCAAATCGTTCGAAGATGCAGCGAGTCCATCGCTTGGAAAGCCTGCGCCAATCCAAAAGGAATAAAATGGCAATACACAGGCAAACACCCTAATGTTTCCAGCCCAAAATGGAACGAAATGAAGGATTCTAGCCCGAGCAGAAACCAGCAAGTAGTACCTCCTGATTGGTGGTTTGAAGATGTGTCTATTCTCAGGATTGATCACTTTGTCAGAGTGATTACTGCTATTAAGGTAAAGGGTATGAGACATGAACTAATTGGTGCTGCCCTTATGCACTATGCTGCTAAATGGCTCCCGGGCCTAATTAAAGAAGGATCAGGATCGTCGGATGAAGGTAGCAATAGCAATAATAGTAATGGCAGTAGTAGCAATAGTTGGAAAGGGGGTCTTCATATGATAGTGTCAGGAACTAGAGATGAAGTACCAAGTGTTCAGGCCAAAGATCAAAGGATGATTATCGAAAGCCTAATTAGCATAATCCCACAACAGAAGGACAGCGTCTCGTGTAGCTTCCTTCTTCGTCTTTTGAGAATGGCAAACCTGTTGAAAGTGGCTCCTGCTCTTGTGACAGAATTGGAGAAACGAGTCGGGATGCAATTTGAGCAGGCTACATTGGCTGATCTTCTCATACCGTCCTATAATAAGACCGACACCTTGTACGATGTTGATCTTGTTCAGAGGCTTTTGGAACATTTCTTAGTTCAAGAACAGACAGAAGGTTCAAGCCCCAGTAGAAGTTCATTCTCCGATAAACATATGCATGATGGAAATCAAAGGGGTAGCAATCTCAATGCTAAGATGAGAGTAGCAAGGCTTGTGGACAGTTACCTCACAGAAGTATCCAGAGATAGAAATCTTTCCTTGACAAAATTTCAGGTCTTGGCAGAGGCTTTGCCGGAATCAGCAAGAACTTGTGATGATGGATTATATCGAGCAATTGATTCCTATCTTAAG GCCCATCCAACTCTCTCCGAACATGAGAGAAAGCGGCTGTGCAGGGTGATGGACTGCCAGAAACTCTCTATTGATGCTTGCATGCACGCTGCTCAGAACGAACGGCTCCCACTAAGAGTAGTGGTGCAAGTCCTATTTTCTGAGCAGGTGAAGATCAGCAATGCAATATCCAACAACTCACTCAAAGATGCAGGAGATTCTCATTATCAGCCTCTGGTATCAAACCGCAAATCATTGCTCGAAGCAACACCACAATCATTTCAAGAGGGATGGACTACAGCCAAGAAAGACATCAATACTCTTAAGTTTGAACTCGAGACTGTGAAAACTAAGTACCTAGAACTCCAAAACGACATGGATAGCTTACAAAGACAGTTTGATAAGATCACAAAGCCAAAGCAATCCTCGGCATGGACTTCAGGGTGGAAAAAGTTAAGCAAGCTCACCAAGATGACAAATTTAGAATCCCATGAAATTGGTTCGCAGGTCCCAAATGCTGAACTGACAAGGAAGACACCTAGAAGATGGAGAAATTCCATTTCCTGA
- the LOC117273173 gene encoding uncharacterized protein, giving the protein MDEPPDAQEGQSTVRSPLFNGKYYGWWKERMRDFMKGEDLELWDIVKKGPNIPMLFDDKGIPTGPKPREKYFKEDVKGVQKNSKAKKILIYEISPNIYNILSASRDAKAIWDALQCAHEGTSQVKKSNVDMLTRQYELFKMKEGKTIPEMLSRFTTIINELISLAEVILRNKIVRKILSILPPSWDSKVNAITEARNLNAMTLDNDWKPGDL; this is encoded by the coding sequence ATGGATGAACCACCGGATGCTCAAGAAGGACAATCAACTGTTAGGTCACCACTGTTCAATGGAAaatactatggatggtggaagGAAAGGATGCGTGATTTCATGAAAGGAGAAGACCTAGAACTATGGGACATTGTTAAGAAGGGACCAAATATCCCAATGCTATTTGATGACAAGGGTATCCCCACTGGACCAAAGCCAAGAGAAAAATACTTTAAAGAAGATGTTAAAGGAGTTCAAAAGAATTCCAAAGCTAAGAAGATTTTGATCTATGAAATTAGCCCTAATATATACAATATACTATCTGCCTCCAGAGATGCAAAAGCTATATGGGATGCCCTGCAGTGTGCTCATGAAGGTACCTCTCAAGTGAAGAAGTCAAATGTTGACATGCTAACTAGGCAATATGAACTATTTAAGATGAAAGAGGGGAAAACTATCCCGGAGATGCTTAGTAGGTTCACTACCATTATCAATGAATTAATATCGCTTGCAGAAGTTATTCTACGTAACAAgattgtgaggaaaattcttagCATACTGCCCCCATCATGGGACAGCAAGGTGAATGCAATCACTGAAGCTAGGAATCTGAATGCAATGACTCTTGACAATGATTGGAAACCTGGAGACCTATGA